The Larimichthys crocea isolate SSNF chromosome X, L_crocea_2.0, whole genome shotgun sequence genome segment gagaaaacaaacagccgAGTTAATGTTGGTAGTACACTTTGCTCTACAATAGTGACTGGCTGTGTTTCAAAAAGTGCAGTTTAAGTAAAGTACTTCTTTCGCAAGGACACATTTCCCAACTTTCATCAAACCATTAAAATGATCATTCCCGTAATGTCTGGAGAGGGATCAACAACCAGAACACGTCACAATTATTTACATGTGACTGGTGCACACATCTGTGGTCATGTTTGCGAAATCACTAGTCATGTTGGCATCTTTCCACCCACCTGCTGTCAGTACTGACGCCGTGTACCTGTACTTGTTGAACTCCAGGTACTCCCGGATGAGCTCGTTGATGAGCAGGTTTTCGTGGGACAGCGGCGGACGAGGCTCCCGCTGGTCATCCAGGGCGCTGAACACCTCCGCCCGGATACGAGCCTTCAGCTGGCCGAGCACACCACGGGACTCCAGTGTATCCCTCACGGCTAAAATATTCACGTTTTGTTGGATTAAAAAGCAGGTTACATTACTTTGTTTGTCGTATATTCAGCTAACATGCAGCATGAATGGGCGGGTTTTCTTTCTAACGTTTGCCGTACTTCACTTATTCATTTGCAAATTTAACAATACCTTACCAAATGACAAATATATAGACCGCTTCAAATCTGACTCAATCGTGTATCATAATCACCAAGAATCGCTCTTTGAATCGGGATATGTGAGGTTATTATTCCCCTGTCTTAATGGCAATAAATGCACCTTTTCCTTATACCCATCGGTTAGTGTGAAATCCAGGAAAACCTACAGTTTTGCGGCACCTAGCTCATATTTATATATGCCGAATTGAAACAGAGATTTTTAGCATTAAAGAAAAGCGTGAGTAACCTTCCTAAACACTTAGGGTCACTTAGCTTTTAAAAAATCGCTGAATTTTTGAATGGAGACACGGTGAGTGCGTCGTGTGATGGTTTATGTAAACTAAGCAAACTATTAGCAACTTAATTAACGTGCACAGTAAAGCACTGCAGGCGTTTATCTAGTCTAGTTTGATTAAAGAGTGTAATAAGTAGACAAAATCAGGAATGGCAGTAAACGCTTACCACATTTCAGTTCAGTGATGGTCGCCATTGCAACATGTGTAAACAAACGGTCTGCCTGCAGACCTCTGCCATCTACCGACCGGAGAGTGTAACTACAACTAACCTGTTCATGGACACGCATCACATCCACCGCTTGATTTCTTTGTGCAAACATTACACCATGGATACTATATCAGTGTgatgtgtattattattttaagctTTACATCCCTTAAACATGTGTGTcaacattgttatttttattattgtgtattATTAGGACAGTCAGTGTCCTAATAATAAATCCATCCTGAATGTAGATGGATTCAGAGTCAGTCACATCCCTGGTTGCATGCATAGAAATATGGTCTTTTTACAGGCATGTGCATGACACATGGCATGTGTTAATTTAATGGTTATCCGCTATCAGAGACCTAAATGGCATGCACCCGTTTTTTGAATTTGCTCATTAAGCCTTGAGATGTCCTCCAGCCGGCTCAAGACTCGACTTGGAGTTGTGCAACTGATATTAATGCTTACAACTAAATCGTCACTATAGCTGTCAGCTGTCATTCATCAGAGGGCTCCTTCTGGAGCACAGCCTTCTGATAAATcaccattttatatttaaatgtgtttttattgagcATTTCCCCACACTCATTTACAAAGTTTGTATATTCAAGTATAACCATACTATAGACTCAAATAAATTTTATTATCCAGCATGATGTATGGATCAAGACAGTACATTAACAGTAAATGGTCAGTGAAAAATGAACAAGCTTTGttataaaaagtataaatataatacaatcCTCAGAAGTTTAAGGACACTTAATGCATTTTGTCATATGACATAAATAAACTATAGGGTTTCTCTTAGAATATATTGTCTAAACCAGtaagacaaaaacagtaaatgcCTCTTCTCTTTGAAAAGTTCATCGGGTTCTTTCTTTGAATCAAGAGTAAAGGTCAACGTGGACTATTTACAGTCTGTCATGTCAGCACCAAAAGAAcaatactgatttttttttcatctctacatatatatgtatggcCTGAGTTGTGTGGTGGAGGCAAAGACAATCACACAGAGACTTATCACCATTGTTTTGAGGCATTCTCCTCATTCACGGCGGTTTTCACTACCGGCGTCAGGTTAAATCTGACCAGCAAGGTCTCTATTGactttttatgtgtttactttgacagaaataaacaacagcCACAACATAGTTGGACGTTTGCTAATGTCTTGGCTCACATcaatgttttcctctttttccctgACTTATAAAAACTCCAAATTGACTGCTTCCAGCTCAGGTTTTGACGGCTGTGAAAACCTCACTTCCCCTTCGTTTGCCAGGGTGAACCTTTTGAAGGTCAGTGTGTCAGAGTATTTCCTGTCCCAGTTTCTGGGACAAGAAGACAAAATAGATTTCTATCaatttacaattacaatttttttttatacaaggcaaaaaaaaaaagtgtgagtaAACATCAACGTTTAAGCCTgagacaacattaaaaaaaaataggtcaTGTGCTTCATAACGcttacaaaaactacaaaaataatatAGCTTCCATTCAAAAAGAGAATGAAAATCCTTAAGATTTGTGGTACTCAAATGGTTCATTTCAGTTCTTGGCTTAATCCTTACAAGGAATAAACTGACTCCACTACTCTATATACAATATTTATAGCTTGAAGACTCCTAACAATCCACTGTAGCtttcttttaaatgttcatCGTCTGAGGTTAACAATGTCTtttcctgactgtgtgtgttaaaaaacCAACAAATAGGGACTGCGTCAGCAGCTGCTCTTGAGATTCATTGACAATGCCCTTGTGGGTAGAGGCGTTTTGAGCTGCCACAAAGCTTGGAATGGCCCGATTTAACGTGAGTTGGACAGCCACACAAATAAGGTGCCACATCTTTATTCCAAGACACCAGCTCCATGGTACAAAGCCCAGTGAAGACTTAGACCAGACCAGCTTCCCGGCACATTCGGTAGAACTGTCCTCGCTGTGCAATTAGGTTGGCTGGAGAGTCCATCTCAGAAATGTGGCCTCTGTCCATGACAATCACTCTGTAAAGCATTGAAAAAGGAGGGAGATTGATTTTAGACCCAGCAGGTCTATAACTAGACATGTCATTAGCATTTCATTAAATGTAGTTGGAGAAGCTTTGACTatcaaatattttgtattttacatgaTCAGTGACTTGAAATGGATAACTGATAATACAAATTGTCACTAATTAGCTTTCTATCAGTCCACTAAATACCACAAAACTTTGACTACTTAGTGAACTGTAATGTACAGTAGCTACCTGGTGTAGTCCATGATGGTGTTGAGACGGTGAGCAATGGTCAGGACCGTACAGTCTTCAAACTGTGTGCGGATTGTTGACTGGATGAGTGTGTCTGTCTCCAGGTCCACAGCAGCTGTTGCCTCATCCAAAACCAGGATCTTGGTTTTCCTCAGCAAGGCCCTGGCCAGGCAGACCAGCTGGCGCTGACCCAGACTGCACAGAGAAAGAGTTGACCACACATTAgatttgcatatttgtgtggATATCCCTGTAATAGTgactgacaaaataataataataaaataataaataaatataataataataataataataataataataataataataatagcgGTTTAactgtgttgcagtgtgtcaTATCAGTGTAATCGTGTGTACCTGAgattttctcctccctctgagcATTCATGGTTGAGTTTGTCAGGCAGATTAGAGATAAAGTTTTTGAGGTGAGCGAGCTCCAGCGAACGCCACACCTCTTCGTCGGTGTAAGTGTCAAAGGGGTCGAGATTCATCCGGAGGGAGCCTGAAAACAGAACAGGGTCCTAGGAGAGAGAACAGCAGATGTTGTTCCTCATTACGCTGTCCAGattaaaaaatcaatacaatTTAGAACAGCTTAGTCAACATTAGATAATGGATTGCACCTAGTGCAAACAGTTTATGTGATGAAAGCCAGAGCTCAGCTTCTGTTATTACTGCTGTCGTACCTGAGGAATGATAGTAATGCGTGATCTGAGGTCATGCAGTCCGATCTCTGCGATGTTGACTCCATCTATGAAGATCTTTCCCTTTGCTGCCTCTAAGATCCTGAAGATTCCCAGGGCAAGTGAGGACTTCCCTGCTCCTGTCCTACCCACAATTCCAACCTGGAAAAGAGATTTAGATTTAGTTATGTGTGACATAACTCTTCATTTCAAGCAATTGTGTGATCCAGGATGGAGACTTGAAAAGACTGCAAACTGCTTTTATCATATAAAATGACTCACCCTTTCTCTTTCATGAATATTCAAGGTAATGCCCTTCAGAGCCAACTCAAGGCCTTTACGGTACTGCAGCCCGTAGTCCTGGAACTCTAGAGTACCTCTCTGGGGCCAGGCCACAGGCAAGGAGCTGCCCTCTATATTCCAACTGGCCTGAAAGAGACAATAACAAAGGGTGTTGGATTTAGTGTCCAAATTGTTACTTGGAAACGCACTCTGCAAATGTATCACAACAACTCATCATGCATTTGTGTATGCGTGTGGAAACACTGACCTCTTTTGGAGTATCAGCATACTCATTGACCCTCTCCACAGAAACAATGTTGTTTTCTACATCAGTCCAGGATCTCACAATCCAACTCAGGATTCCAGTCACCTGTGAAATCCAATGCAATGAGGTTTAAATAAAATCGATTTCTTCACTGCACTGAAAATGCATTTGCTGACTGAGCAAAgccatgtatttatatttcactttttccaGTTTAACCTCTAATTGCCACATGCAGCATGCAACTGGAATGAGTCGTACAAggctgtgtggtgtgtgaaaCTGGCCGTCTTTCAATGTTATATATActtatgtaatatataatatatatataataagtaGGGTATTGGGGCACCAGCAGTGCTACTGTACGAACATATACATGAGTGTGTCTGTGGGCAGAGCCTTTTACCTGGAGGGAGTGTGACACAGCCAAACCGACGATGCCTGGGCTCAGGGTGTTTTTTCCCATCACAGAGAGAATGGCAGCTGCTAAGACCACACCATTACCAACAAACTCCAGATTGACTGCCAGCCACCTGTGGATGTAACATTAATTTAGCTGTGGGGATGGCAAGTTCCAAAATGTATTCTCATTACTAAAGTCAGCAATCGTGGTAACTCTTGGAATCACCACCGTTCATCATAAACTGCAGCTGAATAAtatagaaattaaattaaatcacattatAATCACATCATCTCACCTGGTGGCCACAAATCGGGGGAAGTAGGAGGTCTGATTGAAGTCGACCCTCTCATTGGCCTGCAGAATGAACCTGGGCTGTTCGCCAAAAGCCCGGATGACACTGGCACCCTGCACTGTCTCGTTGAAGTGAGTGTAGATGGGCGATCGACTCACAGCTTCCAGCCTCCGCAACTGACAGGATGTGGCGACGTAGAAGCTCTGTAGCCCGCAGTGGAAAAGTAAAACACCAGCTTTAATGAGTGAAACCAACAAGGAGCACTGAGGGCTTTCCCATAATTCAAAGTGAATGTGTGTAACATCTATGTCAGCAGgtgggaaacaaaacacaagtgaaCGGCAAAATCAGCAGGGTTGGTTTTGGAACACAGAGCTTTCCAATAACACACTATAATGGAACTCAGCTCTAGCGCTGCCACCTTTAACATAACTCTCTCCAGAAAAACCTAAACATCAAAGTCTTTAGTGGTGAGTTTAAATGTTAGGAAGAAAAATGTACCTGTACAAAGGCGTAAAGGAAAGCGAGAGGCAGGATGATCACAGCTGCAAAAGGTGTCGCCATCAGCACGATGATGCAGACCTCCATGAGTTTAAAGACATAGCTCAGCATCATCTTCAAGCCATCGGGGACCATGCAGTCGATGGCATCAATCTCTTTGGCAAAGCGGTTGAGTAGGTTACCGCTGGGCGTGCACTCAAAGAAAGACATGGGTGAGCGAAGCACATTGATCAGCAAGTCCATGTGCAAGTGGCGAGAGGCGATGATGCCACAGATCGAGATCGCAACAGTCGTACCAAAGATGGCGATACCTGAGAAGAGGGGTAAGTTTCATTAAATCAGAGCTAGGGGTGAATGAAATTTTTTTGGGAACAATTTCCTATCTTCAAGATCAACATTTCAGTTAAACAGAGCAACCTACATCCCTTGTATTTGATCTTATCTACGCATTTTTATGCTATGTTGCTAACCAACCTTGTACAAAGCCCAGTGCGCCAAAGACGGTCAGTTTCAGGTCTGTGTCGATTTGGGTGCCATTAACAACTGGATCGTCAGCCCACATGCTGAGCCAGTAGTTGTAGGCCAGTGAGGCGCCCTGCTGAAAGGCGTACAGGAAGACGATGGGAATGATGATGGCCAAGCCAATGGTCTTGAAGTACTTCTTGTACATATCCAACCTCACCTGTTGTAGAACAACACAAAAGTACCAGTCAATCTCAAGGAATTAGAAAACTCTATCTTTATCTTTGGATCAACAATTTCAAGttcatttaaattgtttttaagcTACTTGGggacagcagaaacaaacaaggcTAAAGACACTAAAAGTTGATATGACAAACGTGTTAGCAAACAAGTCGTTTTTAACTTACCCTTCCAGTGCGTGCCTTATCAACCACAGTCAGTTTGCCCAAATCCTCTGGGACTTGTTCCTGGTCTGTTTCAGACACAGGCTCCATATTCTGCAGGTTGGTATTAGTGGTGTCACCCCTGGAGGATATGAAGAGGCCAGATAtcagttttgtaaaaaaaaggaTGCCAAACATCTTTATGAAAATTTTTACAGTTCATGTGTTAGTTTACGCACCCAATGAGCTGCTCCTGTGACAGGTCTCTGGAGAATGGCATGAAGTCAACCATGCTGAGACGAGCATTGGACCTCCTGGAACCAGCTACAAGAAAagtaaagtttttctttttataattgtttattgacatttacttttatttttaacatatgTTTAAGAACTAAGAACTGTCAAAATGCAAAGAAACACATATCTCCCTCACCTCTCTGTATGGcgctctcttttttctctgtgctgGCGAAGGTGTGGATGAAATCGGCAAAGGCTCCATGGCGGCTGAGAAGCTCCTGGTAGGAGCCGCTCTCTGTGATTTCGCCATCTACCAGTACGAGGATATGGTCAGCCTGCGGCAGGAAGCTCATCCCATGTGTCACCAGGATGCGGGTCTGTATAGCAAGCCACACAAGTCAGAATAGGATATAAGCACAATCCAACACTAATTTGAGGTTTTCTtgaaaacaaagatttcagCAAAGTGGTGGTttctatattattataacaaCAGTGCAGGTCACATGCTTGTATGCGGTTTAGGTGTTGTAAAATCATGTTTTGGCTCTTTGCAGCTCAACTGAACAGACTGAATTGCATGTTACGGGTTTTGCTACATGCATTACCTTGTCCCTAAGGACTCCTTTTGGTCCAATGACTTTGTCAAAGATGTGTTGACCCACGTGTGCATCAACAGCAGACAATGGATCATCTAGAAGATACACATCAGCCTTTCTGTAGACAGCCCTGGCCAGGCTTACTCTCTGCTTCTGCCCACCTGAGAGATTCAGtccctgcacaaacacagttaTTCCAGTTTAGATAAAACTCTGAAGATTTAGAATCAAGAAGAAATTTTATAGGAATTCCATTTCTCAATTTTCATACCTTCTCTCCGATTTCTGTAGCATCTCCAGCAGGTAGGATATCCAGGTCAGGCAGCAGTGCACAGGCCTCCAGCACTCTGTGGTACCATGTCTTCAGTTTTTCACGGCCAAATATGATGTTGTCTTGGACTGTGGCGTTCTGGATCCAGGCTTGCTGGGGCACATACGCCACAGAGCCCTGTGAAGACAGATGTCAGAGGAGACTGTCAGTATTTATTAAAGGAAAACCCTCAAATATGAATGGAACTTGCACATGGAACATGAACTCAGTACCTTAACAGCAACACGGCcgcttcttttctctgtttcaccaAGCATGGCAGACAACAAAGAGGACTTTCCACTGCCCACATGTCCAACCACAGCGACAAGGGAACCTCGTGGGACATGCACGTTGATCCTGTCAGCAAAGACAGAAATTGTCCAgtctccttttgtttttattcagggtttagtcattttctttattattatttttttacaattccTACCTTTTAAGACATGGAGGGCCCTCTGCAGACCAGCTAAAAGTGCCGTTTTCTATCGCCACGTCTTCCCCAtctgaacaaaacagaaagattgAGTAAAATGAACAAAGCCTGCAATAAACACTGAAGAAAGGGCATGTTCTTTCAACCTGAGCAACaaactttcaaaacaaaatctcCTCCTTGAAGTTACTCGTCATAGTGCCGCCTGGGCGTAATTACAACTGAATTTGCTTAATCATACAAATTACAGAGCTGTTGCTTTTTCACAAGCTGTCTTAGGAAGTGCTGACAGATTATAGACAGAAGAGTGCAGTATTTTTCTCTATGAATCATATGTCTGAATTCATGCTGTGATTTATGCTTTACCACTAAATGGGAACATCCTATAATTACCCTGTCTACCAGTCAGCCCAGGACCCAGGAAGTGACAGTGCACATGATCCATACAAGGCTGTGGTACCCCACagatataaacaacaaaatcatgTGGGCTGCTTATATTGATTATGACAGCCTATGATTTCAAGCAGTATGGAGAACAGATTGTTGAAATTGGTTAAATTAAACAGAGCAGTATTGTAAGTTTATTCATTTAGTGTAATAGTTTATACATGGGTGGAGTTCTTACCAGAACTCAATGGAGCCTTTGAGACATTGTCCACTTTGAGTTCCTCGGAGCACAGGTACTTTCCCAGACGTCTCAGTGAAACCATAGCCTAAAAGAGAGTCAATGTTGGTTAACTGACCTGTATCTGTCATATAGGGCTGTGAAAATAAACCTCATCAGGCACCACAGATGGGGAAAACATCTCACAGCAATCATGACTTATACTTTAAATGTCATCTACCTGCATAGTCGTGCTTATAGCAAATGGAAGCTGACTAAGTGGGGTCTTCAGGATGTTGATTAGAGCCATCGAGACAAAAACTTTCTGTGCATCCAGGACATTCCTGTCATCGATAGTCACGTAGACTCCAAACATGGCAAAGGCAAtcttttggggaaaaaaagatgctaAATGTTAACTTTACAGGCAAAGGCTTGTGTGATAGGTGATCTTTAGAGACACAatttaaaggataaggctggtgTTATTCTCAATTTCTTTAATTGTCAATATAGcccatgaaaagacaaaaaccaacAGCAATGCATTAGTCTGTCTCGCAGTATTCTTTGACTTCTCCACCCTGTCTGTGGCATTCAGCGCCGAGCTGATCCTACTGAAGACATGAAATGGGTCACAAGTatgtaatttaatttctttgtttcattttttgcCACGTTAGCAGCATGTTTCTGGAGAAGACAATGTTGATCTGTCAGTCTGGTGGTTTGGTCCAGACACAAAATATCTAACAATTGGATAAATCAagatgaaatttggtacagacattgaTGGTGActgttttttgacttttttctctagCGTCACCATGGGATTCGCATTTGTGGTttttgatgaaatgtttcaaaaacaTGCCATAAAATTAGGTAGATATATTTATGTTCCCTGCAACATTTTGCAGGCCGGTAGGTCTTTGGCACAGTGGAATAAGCTCTGTTTTGGGATTTGGGAACACATTTTTGTTAGCAGAATTAATTAAttgctggttttggtcttttcatggaaaCATAACCAGGCTCATTCTTGAAGCCAACTTTGGAGGTTTTATTAATAGCTTTTTCAGTTCAGTGCTCTTACCAGGAAAGACGACGAGTTGAAGGATGCAATGGAAATGGAGTAAAGGATTTGAGACTTCTTCAGGGCTTTGAGCTCCTTTTCTCTGTGGCCCAAAACTTGCTCCAGGAAAGCCTTCTCCCAGGCATAGAACTTCAGGATCTTTATTCCATTCAGGATCTCGTTCATCAGTCTGATGCGGCCGTCCATAAACTTCATTTGAATCTCCTGTTGACAAagatgttttgacattttattacaaaaaaaatgggTCACTGTGACAATTACCAGACCAAAGCAAATACATGCATTTGTGAACATGGGTTTGTCTGCTCTAGTTACAGCTTCCAGTTTTCCTGAACATCATGGAACTTGTTTAATTCTGTAAGAATTTATTGCCTGTTACATTTTAGTGATTTTTATGACAAGGAAACAACAAAGGGCCAGGGATGCGGTCACCGCATTCAAGACCAAGTTCGATTAAATTGGCATCCAAATTTACAGAACCGCCTGTTGTTTTTCCAAAGAAAATTATGTCTTCCTACTGCCCACCCTTTCCTCTCAttgtttttcaaacatgttATATGAGGCAGACATCAAAAGGACAAGAGAGAATGTACCATCCAGGCCAAACACCCACACGGCTCTTCAGCCACTATCTAAACCAGCTGTGGCATCCCTGACCTAACATGCCAGATGTCAGGGCTACTGGAGTGAAAGTGTGAAGGATTCCTGTAACAGCATTTACCTGCAGcttgcttcttttctttgcGATGAATCCGTTGAGTGGAAAAATGAGAATGACGGTGGCAATCCCTGCCAAAGCTGATGGGCCAAGAtgctgaataaaacaaagaatagTGTCAAGGGCTTTTTGGTTTAAATGAGCGCCATTGCGAAAACACTACATTTTGACATACCTGCCAGAGGAAGAATAGACAAAGAGCAATTTCAATGGGAGCCAGCCAGACAGCATTGAAGTACACCACAAAGTCCATGAGCTTCTGAGTGTCTGCTGAAACCAGATTCACAATCTCGCCCACAGTGCAAGTCCTCCTGGCAGCGCTGTTTATCACCAAAGACTGGATTgacaacaaaagagacaaagacattttagCTCTCAGCGCACTGCGTACAATAAATTTACACTCTCCAGACAATCATTCATCTTAGCTTAAGCTGTTAATCATACACTGCGTACTGTTTTCTTGTCTGGGAGGATAGAAAGCATTTTTATATTGTGTCTAGAGGTTAGCGGCTACATATCCATGGATACAGACCTTTCTGTAAACCAAGCCCATAACAGCTGTCTTCACCCTCATCCCCACTGTGAAGCAAGTGTACATGTACTGATGGTTGAAGAGGGACTGGAGACAGGACAGCAGGAACATTAGAGTGGCATAGAAGTAGCCTTTCCATAGCGGAGCATCTTCATCTCTCATGAAACCCAGAAGAAGActgtggaggaagagaagaataTGATTAATACTTTACTGGGATGTTCAGTATTTTGCacacagttcagtttttttttttgtttgaaccTTCAGTGCACTTTAGT includes the following:
- the cep20 gene encoding centrosomal protein 20; amino-acid sequence: MRVHEQVSCSYTLRSVDGRGLQADRLFTHVAMATITELKCAVRDTLESRGVLGQLKARIRAEVFSALDDQREPRPPLSHENLLINELIREYLEFNKYRYTASVLTAESGQAEVPLDRQFLADELKVTEDLSSKSVPLLYGLVSHFVNSNDNGEKVFLRGASLPAGTTGSHTVPGPDA
- the abcc6a gene encoding multidrug resistance-associated protein 1, producing the protein MDAFCRLSGLDPLWDWNRTWYTANPDLTQCFQNTVLVWVPCIYLWLLGPFYCLHLYCHDRGRIQMSCLCSAKMVLGFLLASFGFVEFFYILLERSQEIQQHMVFLLSPIIRSMTVILALCIIQLERVRGCRSSVFLFLFWVLAVVCSLVPLRAKIQLALDEGIASDIVRYLAFFSYFTIQLAQLFLCCFADQPPEGKTVLEKNPCPVKDASFLSKILFWWFTGLVVKGYRTPLAAEDLWTLREEDTSHKIISELQQDWTAECAKIQKQEKALASGAALGSRLPDQAQLLRKLQKEQSSGFFLLRTLARKFGPYFLTGTLCIIFHDAFMFAIPQVLSLLLGFMRDEDAPLWKGYFYATLMFLLSCLQSLFNHQYMYTCFTVGMRVKTAVMGLVYRKSLVINSAARRTCTVGEIVNLVSADTQKLMDFVVYFNAVWLAPIEIALCLFFLWQHLGPSALAGIATVILIFPLNGFIAKKRSKLQEIQMKFMDGRIRLMNEILNGIKILKFYAWEKAFLEQVLGHREKELKALKKSQILYSISIASFNSSSFLIAFAMFGVYVTIDDRNVLDAQKVFVSMALINILKTPLSQLPFAISTTMQAMVSLRRLGKYLCSEELKVDNVSKAPLSSDGEDVAIENGTFSWSAEGPPCLKRINVHVPRGSLVAVVGHVGSGKSSLLSAMLGETEKRSGRVAVKGSVAYVPQQAWIQNATVQDNIIFGREKLKTWYHRVLEACALLPDLDILPAGDATEIGEKGLNLSGGQKQRVSLARAVYRKADVYLLDDPLSAVDAHVGQHIFDKVIGPKGVLRDKTRILVTHGMSFLPQADHILVLVDGEITESGSYQELLSRHGAFADFIHTFASTEKKESAIQRAGSRRSNARLSMVDFMPFSRDLSQEQLIGGDTTNTNLQNMEPVSETDQEQVPEDLGKLTVVDKARTGRVRLDMYKKYFKTIGLAIIIPIVFLYAFQQGASLAYNYWLSMWADDPVVNGTQIDTDLKLTVFGALGFVQGIAIFGTTVAISICGIIASRHLHMDLLINVLRSPMSFFECTPSGNLLNRFAKEIDAIDCMVPDGLKMMLSYVFKLMEVCIIVLMATPFAAVIILPLAFLYAFVQSFYVATSCQLRRLEAVSRSPIYTHFNETVQGASVIRAFGEQPRFILQANERVDFNQTSYFPRFVATRWLAVNLEFVGNGVVLAAAILSVMGKNTLSPGIVGLAVSHSLQVTGILSWIVRSWTDVENNIVSVERVNEYADTPKEASWNIEGSSLPVAWPQRGTLEFQDYGLQYRKGLELALKGITLNIHERERVGIVGRTGAGKSSLALGIFRILEAAKGKIFIDGVNIAEIGLHDLRSRITIIPQDPVLFSGSLRMNLDPFDTYTDEEVWRSLELAHLKNFISNLPDKLNHECSEGGENLSLGQRQLVCLARALLRKTKILVLDEATAAVDLETDTLIQSTIRTQFEDCTVLTIAHRLNTIMDYTRVIVMDRGHISEMDSPANLIAQRGQFYRMCREAGLV